One genomic region from Nymphaea colorata isolate Beijing-Zhang1983 chromosome 10, ASM883128v2, whole genome shotgun sequence encodes:
- the LOC116262897 gene encoding type IV inositol polyphosphate 5-phosphatase 9-like isoform X1: MAHQRHSVSRGMLFPVMSDSVCIDRLFTEEYKVFASTWNMGGIPPPEDLNLEEWLDTGDGSYDIYVLGFQEIVPLSAGNVLRTENPSICTKWHRLIRSALNEKASASGAPLLPQEQQQQKQRIYPVGREKAAGEFQCIASKQMVGIMISVWARRTLLKFIHHPSVSCVGCGLMGCLGNKGSVSVRFLLHGTSFCFVCCHLASGGKEGDEILRNRGVSQIMLKTKFPAGPSMDLPTSILSHDRVIWLGDLNYRISLPELETRSLVERHEWRSLHENDQLRVELSEGGVFHGWHEGTIEFAPTYKYSHGSDEYYGSDNGGNRKKKRAPAWCDRILWHGKAIKQNLYERGEMRHSDHRPVRATFTIRTDVTNSTKASKNLIFSSARCETRENWSVVGNGN, from the exons ATGGCTCACCAAAGGCATTCGGTTTCTCGAGGAATGCTGTTTCCCGTCATGTCGGACTCTGTTTGCATTGATCGCCTCTTCACAGAAGAGTACAA GGTGTTTGCGAGCACATGGAATATGGGAGGGATCCCCCCACCAGaggatttgaatttggaagaATGGCTCGACACAGGCGACGGCTCATACGATATCTACGTTCTCGG GTTTCAAGAAATAGTCCCACTGAGTGCGGGGAACGTTCTGAGGACAGAGAATCCAAGCATTTGCACCAAATGGCACCGCCTGATAAGATCAGCACTCAATGAGAAGGCATCGGCTAGTGGGGCGCCACTGCTGCCTcaagagcagcagcagcagaagcaaAGAATTTATCCAGTTGGGAGGGAGAAGGCTGCAGGTGAGTTTCAGTGCATAGCCAGCAAGCAGATGGTGGGGATCATGATCTCCGTTTGGGCGAGAAGGACGCTCTTGAAGTTCATCCACCACCCCTCCGTCTCCTGCGTCGGTTGTGGCCTCATGGGCTGCTTGGGTAACAAg GGATCAGTTTCTGTTAGATTCCTTCTACATGGCACGAGCTTTTGTTTCGTTTGCTGTCATCTGGCCTCTGGAGGGAAGGAAGGAGACGAAATCCTCAGAAATCGGGGTGTTTCCCAGATCATGTTAAAAACTAAATTTCCTGCTGGCCCTTCCATGGATCTGCCCACAAGCATTCTCAGCCACGA TCGGGTTATTTGGTTGGGAGATTTGAATTACCGAATCTCATTGCCCGAGTTGGAGACCAGATCTCTTGTGGAGAGGCATGAATGGagaagtttgcatgaaaatgaccAA CTAAGGGTAGAGCTCTCCGAGGGTGGAGTTTTCCATGGATGGCACGAAGGAACCATAGAGTTTGCGCCAACATATAAATATTCTCATGGTTCCGATGAGTACTATGGATCCGATAATGGTGGAAACAGGAAAAAGAAGCGCGCCCCGGCATG GTGTGACAGAATACTGTGGCATGGGAAGGCTATAAAGCAAAACCTGTACGAGAGAGGAGAGATGAGGCACTCGGATCACAGACCAGTCCGTGCCACTTTCACGATAAGAACGGATGTAACCAATAGCACTAAAGCATCGAAGAACCTGATCTTCTCGTCAGCAAGATGCGAAACGAGAGAGAATTGGTCAGTTGTTGGCAATGGAAATTAA
- the LOC116262897 gene encoding type IV inositol polyphosphate 5-phosphatase 9-like isoform X2 has protein sequence MGGIPPPEDLNLEEWLDTGDGSYDIYVLGFQEIVPLSAGNVLRTENPSICTKWHRLIRSALNEKASASGAPLLPQEQQQQKQRIYPVGREKAAGEFQCIASKQMVGIMISVWARRTLLKFIHHPSVSCVGCGLMGCLGNKGSVSVRFLLHGTSFCFVCCHLASGGKEGDEILRNRGVSQIMLKTKFPAGPSMDLPTSILSHDRVIWLGDLNYRISLPELETRSLVERHEWRSLHENDQLRVELSEGGVFHGWHEGTIEFAPTYKYSHGSDEYYGSDNGGNRKKKRAPAWCDRILWHGKAIKQNLYERGEMRHSDHRPVRATFTIRTDVTNSTKASKNLIFSSARCETRENWSVVGNGN, from the exons ATGGGAGGGATCCCCCCACCAGaggatttgaatttggaagaATGGCTCGACACAGGCGACGGCTCATACGATATCTACGTTCTCGG GTTTCAAGAAATAGTCCCACTGAGTGCGGGGAACGTTCTGAGGACAGAGAATCCAAGCATTTGCACCAAATGGCACCGCCTGATAAGATCAGCACTCAATGAGAAGGCATCGGCTAGTGGGGCGCCACTGCTGCCTcaagagcagcagcagcagaagcaaAGAATTTATCCAGTTGGGAGGGAGAAGGCTGCAGGTGAGTTTCAGTGCATAGCCAGCAAGCAGATGGTGGGGATCATGATCTCCGTTTGGGCGAGAAGGACGCTCTTGAAGTTCATCCACCACCCCTCCGTCTCCTGCGTCGGTTGTGGCCTCATGGGCTGCTTGGGTAACAAg GGATCAGTTTCTGTTAGATTCCTTCTACATGGCACGAGCTTTTGTTTCGTTTGCTGTCATCTGGCCTCTGGAGGGAAGGAAGGAGACGAAATCCTCAGAAATCGGGGTGTTTCCCAGATCATGTTAAAAACTAAATTTCCTGCTGGCCCTTCCATGGATCTGCCCACAAGCATTCTCAGCCACGA TCGGGTTATTTGGTTGGGAGATTTGAATTACCGAATCTCATTGCCCGAGTTGGAGACCAGATCTCTTGTGGAGAGGCATGAATGGagaagtttgcatgaaaatgaccAA CTAAGGGTAGAGCTCTCCGAGGGTGGAGTTTTCCATGGATGGCACGAAGGAACCATAGAGTTTGCGCCAACATATAAATATTCTCATGGTTCCGATGAGTACTATGGATCCGATAATGGTGGAAACAGGAAAAAGAAGCGCGCCCCGGCATG GTGTGACAGAATACTGTGGCATGGGAAGGCTATAAAGCAAAACCTGTACGAGAGAGGAGAGATGAGGCACTCGGATCACAGACCAGTCCGTGCCACTTTCACGATAAGAACGGATGTAACCAATAGCACTAAAGCATCGAAGAACCTGATCTTCTCGTCAGCAAGATGCGAAACGAGAGAGAATTGGTCAGTTGTTGGCAATGGAAATTAA